One part of the Methylobacterium mesophilicum SR1.6/6 genome encodes these proteins:
- a CDS encoding 3'-5' exonuclease: MTVLALDFETANERRDSACAVGLAWIADGRIVRQESHLIRPPEMRFAPGNIRVHGILPANVADAPGFAAVMAPYLDDLARGLILAHNASFDIGVLRAGLARAGVPVPDLSYLCTVQVARRVFPAAEGCGLGKVARRLGIRFEHHDAGEDAYACAAIALAAMREREAEDIHALAAVIGLPITRAVGGPALPRRVPGAISGRAMAAFPEAPAALRFAVRGSTGNRYHVSLEERPGGPELRCTCTAGRYGMRCRHVKALEVGDITDLMSDNAADVVLLARMLGTKARIAGAA; the protein is encoded by the coding sequence ATGACGGTCCTGGCCCTCGACTTCGAGACGGCCAACGAGCGGCGCGACAGCGCCTGCGCGGTGGGGCTTGCCTGGATCGCGGACGGCCGGATCGTCCGCCAGGAGAGCCACCTGATCCGCCCGCCCGAGATGCGCTTCGCGCCGGGCAACATCCGGGTCCACGGCATCCTCCCGGCGAACGTCGCCGACGCGCCGGGGTTCGCGGCCGTCATGGCCCCCTACCTCGACGATCTCGCCCGCGGGCTCATCCTGGCGCACAACGCGAGCTTCGACATCGGCGTGCTGCGTGCCGGGCTCGCGCGGGCCGGCGTGCCCGTGCCGGATCTCTCGTATCTGTGCACGGTCCAGGTGGCGCGCCGGGTCTTCCCGGCGGCGGAGGGCTGCGGGCTCGGCAAGGTCGCCCGGCGCCTCGGGATCCGCTTCGAGCACCACGATGCCGGCGAGGACGCCTATGCCTGCGCGGCGATCGCCCTCGCGGCGATGCGCGAGCGGGAGGCCGAGGACATCCACGCGCTGGCCGCCGTGATCGGCCTGCCGATCACGCGGGCGGTGGGTGGCCCCGCCCTGCCCCGCCGCGTACCCGGGGCGATCAGCGGGCGGGCGATGGCGGCCTTCCCGGAAGCGCCGGCAGCCCTGCGCTTCGCCGTGCGAGGCTCGACCGGCAATCGGTATCACGTGAGTCTGGAGGAGCGGCCCGGCGGCCCGGAACTGCGCTGCACCTGCACGGCCGGCCGCTACGGCATGCGCTGCCGCCACGTGAAGGCGCTCGAAGTCGGCGACATCACCGACCTGATGTCGGACAATGCCGCCGATGTGGTGCTCCTCGCGCGGATGCTCGGCACGAAGGCGCGGATCGCGGGCGCGGCCTGA